In Akkermansia muciniphila, one DNA window encodes the following:
- a CDS encoding DUF58 domain-containing protein yields MDKASDILKRVRRIELRARHLATENFAGQYQSGFRGQGLDFDDFREYMPGDDPRFIDWKVTARMNSPFVRRFREEREQAVILAVDVSGSMHYASSAARVSKLDYAAEVAAVLAFSAAQSGDKCGLLIYGNSRSHYIPRPRE; encoded by the coding sequence ATGGATAAAGCCTCAGACATTCTCAAGCGCGTACGCCGCATTGAATTGCGCGCCAGGCATCTGGCCACGGAAAACTTCGCCGGGCAATACCAGTCCGGCTTCCGCGGGCAGGGGCTGGACTTTGACGACTTCCGGGAATACATGCCGGGGGACGACCCCCGCTTCATTGACTGGAAAGTGACGGCCAGGATGAACTCCCCATTTGTCCGCCGTTTCCGGGAGGAACGGGAACAGGCCGTCATTCTGGCGGTGGACGTCAGCGGCTCCATGCATTACGCCTCTTCCGCGGCCCGCGTCTCCAAGCTGGACTATGCGGCGGAAGTAGCGGCAGTGCTCGCTTTCAGCGCTGCCCAAAGCGGGGATAAATGCGGTCTCCTTATCTACGGGAACAGCCGCTCCCATTACATCCCCCGGCCAAGGGAGTGA
- a CDS encoding vWA domain-containing protein, whose protein sequence is MTFLYPNVLYALILPALLAAAAWWLWRRRSRKWEVLVSPEYRRELVHAPATWHRVLPVIFAVLASIFAILSMARPVDGYTEVKEIPKSRNILIAIDCSRSMLSKDASPTRLGRAKTAAYDLLDALPGDNFGIIIFSGDAVLLMPLTHDHNALKETIEQLQFGWVSQGGTNLENVVRLALQTFKRDKEADAKNALVILSDGEDTVNITYKTAEAARQHQLIIVTAGIGTTIGTTIPDEQSPSGLYRDRRGQHVVSKLNPESLQYLARQTEGQYVQLSDGAALNRFVKDIADRLDATEGREEVRRVPNDRYIIFAVPALICLILTLLAGTRWRSFRRSGRRGMTALTVAALFCAGLLGPEARADMHALDNVTDLIRTGKTEEAVKSIDEMLAVPDLAEETRQALEFAKGCLAQKADNPKEAAEAFSQALLSPQPALQADSHFNLGNLEAAQARKTMTFSRPEGEQQQAQSSSIDDQIKEIDARLAKIPVAKKHVKEAVKRFDDALSAYGSHEGAASNKEEMLRYDQSLDEYRRQLEELKKKLEEEKKKQQDQNKDQNKDQNKDQNKDQNKDQNKDQNKDQNKDQNKDQNKDQNKDQNKDQNKDQNKDQNKDQNKDQNKDQNKDQNKDQNKDQNKDQNKDQNKDQNKDQNKDQNKDQNKDQNKDQNKDQNKDQNKDQNKDQNKDQNKDQNKDQNKDQNKDQDKDQDKDQDKDQDKDQDKDQDKDQDKDQDKDQDKDQDKDNAETKEGKKDENEMKNARLPSSPEKDRLPETPGMEKPQPQPEGDKPVPVAAQQESREEKERREARAILMERRDIEPGCPVPQRSPEIPPDKDY, encoded by the coding sequence ATGACTTTCCTTTATCCCAACGTTCTGTACGCGCTCATTCTCCCTGCCCTGCTCGCGGCGGCGGCCTGGTGGCTGTGGCGCCGCCGTTCCAGAAAATGGGAAGTGCTCGTCTCTCCGGAATACCGGCGGGAACTGGTTCACGCTCCGGCCACCTGGCACCGGGTGCTCCCCGTCATCTTTGCCGTGCTGGCATCCATCTTCGCCATCCTCTCCATGGCGCGTCCGGTGGACGGCTACACGGAGGTAAAGGAAATTCCCAAATCGCGCAACATCCTCATTGCGATTGACTGCTCCCGCTCCATGCTCAGCAAGGATGCCTCCCCGACCCGCCTGGGAAGAGCGAAAACCGCCGCCTACGACCTGCTGGACGCCCTGCCGGGGGACAACTTCGGCATCATCATCTTCTCCGGGGACGCCGTCCTGCTCATGCCCCTTACCCATGACCATAACGCATTAAAAGAAACCATTGAACAACTTCAATTCGGCTGGGTTTCCCAAGGGGGCACCAACCTGGAAAACGTCGTGCGCCTGGCCCTTCAAACTTTCAAGCGGGACAAGGAAGCGGACGCCAAAAACGCCCTCGTCATCCTCAGCGACGGAGAAGACACCGTCAACATCACCTATAAGACGGCGGAAGCCGCACGGCAGCACCAGCTTATCATCGTGACGGCGGGCATCGGCACAACCATCGGCACCACTATCCCGGATGAACAATCCCCCTCCGGCCTGTACCGGGACCGTCGCGGCCAGCACGTCGTCTCCAAGCTCAATCCGGAAAGCCTGCAATACCTGGCCAGGCAAACGGAAGGCCAGTATGTCCAACTCTCCGACGGAGCGGCGCTGAACCGCTTCGTCAAGGACATCGCGGACCGGCTGGACGCCACGGAAGGCAGGGAAGAAGTGCGCCGCGTGCCGAATGACCGCTACATCATCTTTGCCGTTCCGGCCCTCATCTGCCTGATCCTCACCCTTTTGGCGGGAACACGCTGGCGCTCCTTCCGCCGTTCCGGGCGCCGCGGTATGACGGCTCTGACTGTTGCGGCATTGTTCTGCGCCGGACTGCTGGGACCGGAAGCGCGGGCGGACATGCACGCCCTGGACAATGTTACGGATTTGATCCGCACGGGAAAAACGGAAGAAGCCGTCAAGTCCATTGATGAAATGCTCGCTGTTCCCGACCTGGCGGAAGAAACACGCCAGGCCCTGGAATTCGCCAAAGGATGCCTGGCACAAAAAGCTGATAACCCCAAGGAAGCCGCGGAGGCTTTCTCCCAGGCGCTTCTTTCTCCCCAACCCGCGCTCCAGGCGGATTCCCACTTCAACCTTGGCAACCTGGAAGCCGCCCAGGCCCGCAAAACCATGACCTTCTCCAGGCCGGAAGGGGAACAGCAGCAGGCCCAGTCCTCTTCCATTGACGACCAGATTAAGGAAATTGATGCCCGGCTGGCAAAAATACCCGTTGCGAAAAAACATGTTAAGGAAGCCGTCAAGCGCTTTGACGACGCGCTCTCCGCCTATGGTTCCCATGAAGGAGCAGCATCCAACAAAGAGGAAATGCTCCGTTATGATCAATCCCTGGACGAATACCGCCGGCAACTGGAAGAGTTAAAGAAGAAATTGGAAGAAGAAAAGAAAAAACAACAGGACCAGAACAAGGACCAGAACAAGGACCAGAACAAGGACCAGAACAAGGACCAGAACAAGGACCAGAACAAGGACCAGAACAAGGACCAGAACAAGGACCAGAACAAGGACCAGAACAAGGACCAGAACAAGGACCAGAACAAGGACCAGAACAAGGACCAGAACAAGGACCAGAACAAGGACCAGAACAAGGACCAGAACAAGGACCAGAACAAGGACCAGAACAAGGACCAGAACAAGGACCAGAACAAGGACCAGAACAAGGACCAGAACAAGGACCAGAACAAGGACCAGAACAAGGACCAGAACAAGGACCAGAACAAGGACCAGAACAAGGACCAGAACAAGGACCAGAACAAGGACCAGAACAAGGACCAGAACAAGGACCAGAACAAGGACCAGAACAAGGACCAGAACAAGGACCAGAACAAGGACCAGAACAAGGACCAAGACAAGGACCAAGACAAGGACCAAGACAAGGACCAAGACAAGGACCAAGACAAGGACCAAGACAAGGACCAAGACAAGGACCAAGACAAGGACCAAGACAAGGACCAAGACAAGGATAACGCCGAAACCAAGGAAGGCAAGAAGGACGAGAATGAAATGAAAAACGCCCGTCTTCCCTCCTCCCCGGAAAAAGACAGGCTTCCTGAAACGCCCGGCATGGAAAAACCGCAGCCCCAGCCGGAAGGGGACAAGCCCGTTCCGGTAGCCGCGCAACAGGAAAGCAGGGAGGAAAAAGAACGCCGGGAGGCAAGAGCCATCCTGATGGAACGCAGGGACATTGAACCCGGCTGCCCCGTTCCCCAGCGTTCGCCGGAAATTCCTCCGGATAAGGATTATTAA
- a CDS encoding tetratricopeptide repeat protein: protein MKKLLAILSLFFCMTVTLMAQQVVTTWLSDAVVPGEQTRLFIILTDGSIARQDPLPRVKGASLRWVSQGNYIRWPGAPNQSAFLMAIEVTPDEVGTVEIPSLTLQANNGRTYTTLPQTLAVYPYSAIKWNTLNLNGTAVPYGMLWHVDNQKPYVHQPDRCELKIYAPEYILEYTAPAITTSNLATWRFEPTLVELLRGQPRGSVLYKGVNWNVMTFQSTLFPLRAGEVTASGAVTARAALPEADPLIANFIRSEVLVEMAIPEVKITAQELPQGAPASFTNAVGNFRISSTTDARDLSANEPITVKIRVTGTGNIHSIACPALTDASNWKLYPPNKLDPGQNTRSIQGTVEFQQMMRPVAQTDAIPPFELTFFDPSTQQYKTVTTAPIPLEWKASVITGTAAGGAAPATPPPAGAIPVAEMTDIYGIMPAAVMNALTAPAHWGWYFLAYIPAVVLLGMALIRYIRKIRKESFTARERMRAFRRLASAPRQASSTEFLRSAGNFIESYIPPSKQNEQMKDILQLRDDKAFKPSESSDELPHAERQRMLQAIKKAIAKLPVLMVAAVLALSLAGTAGNASETENLGVKAYEQGEYAKAIDYFSKESGNTELSRSERAYACFGIGNSYYRMNKPGLAALNYRRALELSPYFTEAEYNLQFIERKEGAILPANTTENQWLTYISHDTLGPIAILSGAVMLTFLALLTVTRKHGALLTILATLSGLVTVAAVMNYIMYPETPESIPANRLLVVTQKTPGRHAADMNSPALITLPESTPLILRAERGSWYYASTFQNTPVWIPRTAAQPL from the coding sequence ATGAAAAAACTGCTCGCCATTCTTTCGCTTTTCTTCTGCATGACTGTCACGCTGATGGCTCAGCAGGTGGTTACCACCTGGCTGTCCGACGCCGTTGTGCCGGGAGAACAAACCCGTCTTTTCATCATCCTGACGGACGGCAGCATCGCCCGCCAGGATCCGCTTCCCCGTGTAAAGGGCGCTAGCCTGCGCTGGGTCAGCCAGGGCAACTACATCCGCTGGCCGGGGGCCCCCAACCAATCCGCCTTCCTGATGGCCATTGAAGTGACGCCGGACGAAGTGGGCACCGTGGAAATCCCTTCCCTGACCCTGCAGGCCAACAATGGCCGCACCTATACCACGCTTCCCCAGACGCTGGCTGTCTACCCGTACAGCGCCATCAAATGGAATACGCTGAATCTGAACGGCACAGCAGTTCCGTATGGCATGCTTTGGCATGTGGATAACCAGAAGCCCTATGTCCACCAGCCGGACCGCTGCGAACTGAAAATTTATGCTCCGGAATACATTCTGGAATACACGGCGCCCGCCATTACCACCTCCAACCTGGCTACCTGGCGCTTTGAACCCACGCTGGTGGAACTGCTCCGCGGCCAGCCTCGCGGCTCCGTACTTTATAAAGGCGTCAACTGGAATGTCATGACCTTCCAGAGCACCCTGTTCCCGCTGCGCGCCGGGGAAGTAACGGCATCCGGCGCTGTCACGGCCCGCGCCGCCCTGCCGGAGGCGGATCCTCTCATCGCCAACTTCATCCGTTCGGAAGTGCTGGTGGAAATGGCTATTCCAGAAGTAAAAATCACGGCCCAGGAACTTCCACAGGGAGCTCCCGCTTCCTTCACCAATGCCGTAGGGAATTTCCGCATCTCCTCCACCACGGATGCGCGGGATCTCAGCGCCAATGAACCCATTACCGTGAAAATCAGGGTAACAGGAACAGGCAACATCCACAGCATCGCCTGCCCGGCCCTCACGGACGCCTCCAACTGGAAGCTCTACCCTCCCAACAAGCTGGACCCGGGCCAGAATACGCGCTCCATCCAGGGAACCGTGGAATTTCAGCAAATGATGCGCCCGGTCGCCCAGACGGATGCCATCCCACCCTTTGAACTCACTTTTTTTGACCCCAGCACGCAGCAGTACAAAACCGTAACGACTGCCCCCATTCCCCTGGAATGGAAGGCCTCGGTCATCACAGGAACGGCGGCCGGAGGCGCCGCTCCCGCCACGCCCCCCCCGGCTGGCGCCATTCCGGTAGCGGAAATGACGGATATTTACGGAATCATGCCCGCCGCCGTTATGAACGCCCTTACCGCTCCGGCTCACTGGGGATGGTATTTCCTGGCCTACATCCCCGCCGTCGTCCTGCTGGGAATGGCTCTGATCCGCTACATCCGGAAAATCCGGAAGGAAAGCTTCACGGCCAGGGAACGCATGAGAGCCTTCCGCAGGCTCGCCTCCGCTCCGCGCCAGGCAAGCTCCACGGAATTCCTGCGCTCCGCCGGCAACTTTATTGAATCCTATATTCCTCCTTCCAAGCAGAATGAACAAATGAAAGATATCCTTCAACTCCGGGACGACAAGGCATTCAAGCCTTCGGAATCCTCGGACGAACTGCCGCACGCGGAACGCCAGCGCATGCTCCAGGCTATTAAAAAAGCCATCGCCAAGCTTCCCGTTCTCATGGTGGCCGCCGTATTGGCCCTGTCTCTGGCCGGAACAGCCGGAAACGCGTCGGAAACGGAAAACCTGGGCGTAAAAGCCTATGAACAGGGAGAATACGCCAAAGCCATCGACTACTTCAGCAAGGAAAGCGGCAATACGGAGCTTTCCAGGTCAGAACGAGCCTACGCCTGCTTCGGCATCGGCAATTCCTATTACCGCATGAACAAGCCCGGGCTGGCTGCCCTCAATTACCGCCGCGCCCTGGAACTCTCCCCATACTTCACGGAAGCTGAATACAACCTGCAATTCATCGAACGCAAGGAGGGAGCCATCCTGCCCGCCAATACCACGGAAAACCAGTGGCTCACTTACATCAGCCATGATACGCTCGGCCCCATCGCCATCCTGTCCGGGGCCGTCATGCTTACCTTCCTGGCCCTGCTGACCGTTACCCGCAAACACGGGGCGCTGCTGACCATTCTGGCCACCCTGAGCGGACTGGTCACCGTAGCGGCTGTCATGAACTACATCATGTACCCGGAAACCCCGGAATCCATTCCGGCGAACCGGTTGCTGGTCGTTACCCAAAAAACGCCCGGCAGACATGCGGCGGACATGAACAGCCCGGCGCTCATCACCCTGCCGGAATCCACCCCGCTCATCCTGCGCGCGGAACGCGGCTCCTGGTACTACGCCAGCACCTTCCAGAATACGCCTGTCTGGATACCCAGGACGGCCGCGCAGCCGCTGTAA
- a CDS encoding DUF4381 family protein, whose translation MPTPVTIQPPPSAIPEPPAFPSLMETQSPDAYFQAGFWDAWGIWVILAFILLAVAIAVIVLIRRKGRLPAAPLSPAETAIRDISALRNTHPSLRQAAVEFSLILRKYLVGETKDPALYETQQEFNRRADALTALPSELQAPTRDLLDRMASLKYEPDTPENDSMVNELADATVQLINDIEADAHRTKEETDLVVKKSSSRLNQR comes from the coding sequence ATGCCGACACCCGTCACCATCCAGCCCCCCCCTTCGGCCATTCCGGAACCGCCGGCGTTTCCCTCCCTGATGGAAACACAATCCCCGGACGCCTATTTTCAAGCGGGCTTTTGGGATGCGTGGGGCATCTGGGTCATATTGGCCTTCATCCTGCTGGCCGTCGCCATCGCCGTCATCGTGCTCATTCGCAGGAAAGGACGACTCCCCGCCGCGCCGCTCAGCCCGGCGGAAACCGCTATCCGGGACATCTCGGCGCTCCGGAACACGCATCCCTCCCTCAGGCAGGCCGCCGTGGAATTTTCCCTGATCCTCCGCAAATACCTGGTGGGAGAAACCAAAGACCCGGCGCTATATGAAACCCAGCAGGAATTCAACCGCCGGGCGGATGCGCTCACCGCGCTGCCTTCCGAACTACAGGCCCCCACGCGAGATTTGCTGGACCGCATGGCTTCTCTCAAATATGAACCGGACACCCCGGAAAATGATTCCATGGTCAACGAATTGGCGGATGCCACAGTCCAACTCATCAATGACATAGAGGCGGACGCCCACCGGACGAAGGAAGAAACGGACCTTGTCGTCAAAAAATCTTCATCCCGCCTCAACCAACGCTAG
- a CDS encoding AAA family ATPase → MDTREFNEIIAANSSWISALRTEVGKVVIGQQALVDRLILSLLCKGHVLLEGVPGLAKTLSVKAMAGTLHAQFARIQFTPDLLPADLLGTMIYNPEERQFTAKKGPVFANLILADEINRAPAKVQSALLEAMQERQVTLGETTYRLPDPFLVLATQNPIDQEGTYQLPEAQLDRFLFKVLVTYPTREEELQVLDLMASSAKPPETSPVTTPEQVAASRDLVNQIYIDDAVRGYIVDLVRATRFPETVDVKLRGLIRAGASPRATINLALASRANAFMHHRSFVTPQDIKDLAHDILRHRILLSYEAEAENISTDDVIDHILTKVPVP, encoded by the coding sequence ATGGATACCCGAGAATTCAACGAAATTATCGCCGCGAACTCATCGTGGATTTCTGCTCTCAGAACGGAGGTCGGTAAAGTGGTCATCGGCCAGCAGGCGCTTGTGGACAGATTAATACTCAGTCTTCTTTGCAAGGGGCACGTTCTGCTGGAAGGCGTTCCCGGCCTTGCCAAGACGCTTTCCGTCAAAGCCATGGCGGGCACGCTGCATGCACAGTTTGCCCGCATCCAGTTCACTCCGGACCTTCTTCCGGCGGATTTGCTGGGCACCATGATCTATAATCCGGAAGAAAGGCAGTTCACAGCCAAAAAAGGCCCGGTCTTCGCCAATCTCATTCTGGCGGATGAAATCAACCGCGCCCCGGCCAAAGTGCAATCCGCCCTGCTGGAAGCCATGCAGGAACGCCAGGTGACCCTGGGCGAAACCACCTACCGCCTCCCGGATCCCTTCCTGGTGCTCGCTACACAAAACCCGATTGACCAGGAAGGCACCTACCAGCTCCCGGAAGCCCAGCTTGACCGTTTCCTCTTCAAGGTGCTGGTCACCTACCCAACGCGCGAAGAAGAACTTCAGGTTCTGGACCTCATGGCCAGCTCCGCCAAACCGCCGGAAACCTCCCCGGTCACCACGCCTGAGCAGGTGGCGGCCTCCCGCGATCTGGTAAACCAGATTTATATTGACGACGCTGTACGCGGCTACATCGTGGACCTGGTGCGCGCCACCCGTTTCCCGGAAACGGTGGACGTGAAGCTGCGCGGTCTCATCCGCGCAGGGGCGTCACCCCGCGCTACCATCAACCTGGCTCTGGCCTCCCGCGCCAATGCCTTCATGCACCATCGTTCCTTCGTCACTCCACAGGACATCAAAGACCTGGCCCACGATATCCTGCGCCACCGCATCCTGCTTTCCTATGAGGCAGAAGCGGAAAATATTTCCACGGACGACGTCATCGACCACATCCTGACGAAAGTTCCCGTGCCGTGA
- a CDS encoding tetratricopeptide repeat protein — MSGSLPPEKGANDRAFCVACWTLGGLAFVLLLMVGVSFSLSVRTMVVEKVVEKPVPVPAREKPESPGGAIEDGAAEETAHRVNAPASPSEKPRSVEEMLREADLSDPAADSVPVAAAVAGGGGASSGASLPAENPDDVMPPMTEEVAELVKAARYAQIEGDLKVAVVKLEQAMRLEPDNPVVLYYYGLTYEWLRNADKSREFFLKVYTQREKAGKYFARAARHLQAGFSSPADLRGDMSFGTILEYRDPECPAGERVKLMVPILMKDGLNVRPEDLRVIVQFFDKVNGKKVEKTHAPEPSSRCVTEPADWADGEEIMEITYYMPPLTEEETIAYGSLKYYGYTAKLYYKGEPMDCHASPPVLFLLEQMNQSSPSGLPEIYDGGLLPPVEAAPVSDSYESLLPP; from the coding sequence ATGAGCGGGTCTCTTCCACCGGAAAAGGGCGCTAATGACCGCGCGTTTTGCGTCGCCTGCTGGACGCTGGGGGGGCTGGCGTTTGTCCTGTTGTTGATGGTGGGCGTTTCTTTCAGCCTGTCTGTCCGTACCATGGTGGTGGAAAAAGTGGTGGAAAAGCCTGTCCCCGTTCCGGCCCGGGAGAAACCGGAGAGCCCGGGCGGAGCCATTGAGGATGGAGCGGCTGAGGAGACGGCACATAGGGTGAACGCTCCGGCATCCCCTTCTGAAAAGCCCCGTTCCGTGGAAGAAATGCTCCGGGAAGCCGATTTGTCAGATCCGGCAGCCGATTCAGTTCCGGTTGCCGCGGCTGTTGCGGGAGGGGGGGGCGCCTCCAGCGGGGCATCCCTTCCCGCCGAGAATCCGGATGATGTGATGCCCCCCATGACGGAGGAAGTGGCGGAGCTTGTCAAGGCGGCCCGGTACGCCCAGATTGAAGGAGACCTTAAAGTGGCGGTCGTGAAGCTGGAGCAGGCCATGAGGCTGGAACCTGATAATCCGGTGGTGCTTTATTATTACGGACTCACCTATGAATGGCTGAGGAACGCGGATAAGTCACGGGAGTTTTTTCTGAAAGTATATACCCAGCGGGAGAAGGCGGGAAAATATTTTGCGCGTGCGGCGCGGCACCTCCAGGCCGGCTTTTCCAGCCCGGCGGATTTGCGGGGGGATATGTCCTTCGGCACTATTCTGGAATACCGGGATCCGGAATGCCCCGCCGGGGAGCGCGTCAAGCTGATGGTGCCTATTCTGATGAAGGACGGCCTGAATGTCAGGCCGGAGGATTTGCGCGTCATTGTCCAGTTTTTTGACAAAGTGAATGGGAAGAAAGTGGAAAAGACGCACGCGCCCGAACCTTCTTCCCGATGCGTTACGGAACCTGCGGATTGGGCGGACGGTGAGGAAATCATGGAAATAACCTACTACATGCCCCCTTTGACGGAAGAAGAGACGATCGCTTATGGAAGCCTGAAGTATTACGGATATACTGCTAAATTGTATTACAAGGGAGAACCGATGGATTGCCATGCTTCCCCGCCCGTGCTATTTTTACTGGAACAGATGAATCAGAGTTCCCCTTCCGGACTGCCCGAGATTTATGACGGCGGCTTGCTTCCCCCTGTAGAAGCGGCTCCGGTTTCTGATTCTTATGAATCCCTTTTGCCTCCCTGA
- the gatA gene encoding Asp-tRNA(Asn)/Glu-tRNA(Gln) amidotransferase subunit GatA, whose translation MSRIQGTLAQWRDRLRRKELSPAELVNLTADAIEADRTTNAYISFDREAALRAAAGADISSPLAGIPIAVKDNINVLGQPTRCASRLLSPYVSPYDATSIRLLKAAGGIPLGRTNMDEFAMGASGENSAYGITRNPNAPDRIPGGSSSGSAAAVASATAIAALGSDTGGSIRQPAGHCGIVGLKPTYGRVSRYGLVAFASSLDQIGPMTQTVEDAAILLQAISGHDRKDSTSANCPVPDFEAALGRDVKGLKVGIPSEYFTSGNHPGISEAVQNTVKQLENLGAELVEINLPHADAVVAAYYIIACAEASSNLSRFDGVRYGKRAEDAAGLVELFSRTREEGFGPEVKRRIILGTYVLSSGYYDAYYSRAQKVRSLVARDFAEAFSRADIIVGPTSPAPAPKIGDSAMDHLQTYLADIYTIPANLAGLPAMSIPCGTVKENGMELPVGFQIMAPHFREDLLLKTGFALGK comes from the coding sequence ATGTCAAGAATTCAAGGCACCCTAGCCCAGTGGCGCGACCGTCTGCGCCGCAAGGAACTTTCCCCTGCCGAACTGGTCAACCTGACGGCGGACGCCATTGAGGCGGACCGGACAACCAACGCCTATATCTCCTTTGACCGCGAAGCAGCCCTCCGGGCCGCGGCTGGGGCGGATATTTCCAGCCCCCTGGCCGGTATCCCCATCGCCGTGAAGGACAACATCAATGTCCTGGGCCAGCCGACGCGCTGCGCCTCCCGCCTTCTTTCCCCTTATGTCTCTCCCTATGACGCCACTTCCATCCGCCTGCTGAAAGCAGCGGGCGGCATTCCGCTGGGCCGCACGAACATGGATGAATTCGCCATGGGGGCCAGCGGAGAAAACTCCGCTTACGGCATCACGCGCAACCCGAACGCCCCGGACCGCATCCCGGGCGGTTCCTCCAGCGGCTCCGCTGCCGCCGTCGCATCCGCTACCGCCATTGCCGCACTCGGTTCCGACACGGGCGGCTCCATCCGGCAGCCGGCCGGGCACTGCGGCATTGTGGGCCTCAAGCCCACCTACGGGCGCGTTTCCCGTTACGGGCTGGTGGCGTTCGCCTCTTCCCTAGACCAGATCGGCCCCATGACCCAAACAGTCGAAGACGCAGCCATCCTGCTCCAGGCCATCTCCGGACACGACCGGAAAGACTCCACATCCGCAAACTGCCCCGTGCCGGATTTTGAAGCCGCGCTGGGCCGCGACGTCAAAGGTCTGAAAGTGGGCATCCCTTCAGAATACTTTACCTCCGGCAACCATCCGGGCATTTCCGAGGCTGTGCAAAACACCGTGAAACAGCTGGAAAACCTGGGTGCGGAGCTGGTGGAAATCAATCTGCCCCACGCGGACGCCGTCGTCGCCGCCTACTATATCATCGCCTGCGCGGAAGCGTCTTCCAACCTCTCCCGGTTTGACGGCGTGCGCTACGGCAAGAGAGCGGAAGACGCCGCCGGACTGGTGGAACTCTTCTCACGCACCCGTGAAGAAGGATTCGGGCCGGAAGTCAAGCGCCGCATCATCCTGGGCACCTACGTGCTCAGCTCCGGTTACTATGACGCCTACTACTCCCGCGCTCAAAAAGTCCGCTCCCTGGTCGCCAGAGACTTTGCGGAAGCTTTTTCCAGGGCGGACATCATCGTAGGCCCTACCTCTCCCGCGCCCGCTCCCAAAATCGGAGATTCCGCGATGGACCACCTCCAGACCTATCTGGCGGACATCTACACAATCCCCGCCAACCTGGCCGGCCTCCCCGCCATGTCCATTCCCTGCGGAACCGTTAAGGAAAACGGCATGGAACTTCCCGTGGGCTTTCAGATAATGGCGCCCCATTTCCGGGAAGACCTCCTGTTGAAAACCGGATTTGCCCTTGGGAAATAA
- a CDS encoding VWA domain-containing protein: MTEHFQFAQPEWLYALPLILCLIILRRRRGAEGSITYPTVRFIASLARAPQSLAGKIGALCFVLAAAAIAIALARPQHVEDKTFRTVNGIDIMIAFDLSYSMETPDMVLNRMPINRLVAAKHVITQFVDSRPDDRIGIVGFAGKTKSFCPLTLDHALVNSIIRDFHPRMIQADGTAIGSAIAAAATRLDDRKDTKSKIIILVTDGASNSGQISPLVAAENAAKLGIKIYTIAVGTEEGTLANGMVVQSEFDEPTLRKIAQLTGGEHFRATNMASFNKAFTSIGKLEKSEAKVQTVRHIEEYFMYFLVTGAALTLLGLSLQVLKPAPAP; this comes from the coding sequence ATGACGGAACACTTCCAATTTGCACAACCTGAATGGCTCTATGCCCTACCCCTCATCTTGTGCCTCATCATCCTCCGCCGCAGGCGCGGGGCGGAAGGCTCCATCACCTATCCTACCGTGCGTTTCATCGCTTCCCTGGCGCGCGCGCCGCAATCCCTGGCTGGGAAAATAGGCGCCCTTTGCTTCGTTCTGGCGGCTGCCGCCATCGCCATCGCCCTGGCGCGCCCCCAGCATGTGGAAGACAAAACCTTTCGGACAGTCAACGGCATCGACATCATGATCGCCTTTGACCTTTCCTACTCCATGGAAACGCCGGACATGGTTCTCAACCGCATGCCCATCAACCGGCTGGTAGCCGCCAAACATGTCATCACCCAATTCGTTGACAGCCGTCCGGACGACCGCATCGGCATCGTGGGATTCGCCGGGAAAACCAAATCCTTCTGTCCGCTCACGCTGGACCACGCTCTGGTCAACAGCATCATCAGGGATTTCCATCCGCGCATGATCCAGGCGGACGGCACGGCCATCGGCTCCGCCATTGCGGCGGCGGCCACCCGGCTGGACGACCGCAAGGACACCAAATCAAAAATCATCATCCTGGTGACGGACGGCGCCTCCAACTCCGGCCAGATATCCCCGCTGGTAGCGGCGGAAAACGCGGCCAAGCTGGGCATTAAAATTTATACCATCGCCGTGGGCACGGAAGAAGGGACCCTGGCGAACGGCATGGTGGTGCAAAGTGAATTTGACGAACCCACCCTGCGGAAAATAGCCCAGCTCACGGGCGGAGAACACTTCCGGGCCACCAACATGGCATCCTTCAATAAAGCGTTCACCTCCATCGGCAAGCTGGAGAAAAGCGAGGCCAAAGTGCAAACCGTCCGCCACATTGAAGAATACTTCATGTACTTCCTTGTAACGGGAGCCGCGCTGACGCTTCTGGGCCTCTCCCTGCAAGTGCTTAAACCGGCGCCCGCCCCGTAA
- the gatC gene encoding Asp-tRNA(Asn)/Glu-tRNA(Gln) amidotransferase subunit GatC produces the protein MSTPQIDVAYIAKLARIDLTEEETALFSKDLDKVLAYITKLESYDVTGIAPMNHPLPAMDVMREDIPETGFTQEEALSNAPQQSQGQFRTPKVVESA, from the coding sequence ATGAGCACGCCCCAAATAGACGTAGCCTACATTGCCAAACTGGCGCGCATTGATCTGACAGAGGAAGAAACAGCCCTCTTCTCCAAGGATCTGGACAAAGTCCTGGCCTATATCACCAAGCTGGAATCCTACGATGTCACGGGCATCGCCCCCATGAACCATCCTCTCCCGGCAATGGATGTCATGCGCGAAGACATTCCTGAAACCGGCTTCACCCAGGAAGAAGCCCTCTCCAATGCCCCCCAGCAGTCCCAAGGACAGTTCCGCACACCCAAGGTGGTGGAATCCGCCTGA